The Alosa sapidissima isolate fAloSap1 chromosome 8, fAloSap1.pri, whole genome shotgun sequence genome segment acaatcttcagATCTCTGGTTCCTGATGTAACTGTACAGTCTATGATGTCATTAGAGCTCATCATGTCGGAGCGGTTCATTGCTTGGCTGAATAAATACACCCTCCATAACCTTCCAGTAGTTGTGATAATTGGGTGAGTGCATCCCATGGACCTCTCTCTGCCCACGTATGGGGGAACCGTACTGCTCTCCAGTCACGCTCAGGAAAGCGTCGGTGCCCACGTGTTTGAAGCGCACCGAATCATCCCGATCCCAGTAGGTGCCTCCACACTGCACCATCCAAACATCTAGGTCATCTCCTTCTCCACTCTCACCAAAGGCACTCACCTCCTTCAACAACAACCACAGAAAAATTAACACTTGACATGTTTCAACAAAGCTGGGTGCAAAGGGAAATCTGTAGGGCATTAATAAAGGTTAaagatttatatttaatttctaGATATAGTGACCTGAGGAGCCTCTATAGGCACATTAACACAAAGTATGcacagtgtttttgtatgttgttCATTACATTTTTTACTATTAGGGCCTAATACTATTGTACGTTATTTGTTCTATGTGACACCTTGTGAAACTCAATCTCCCTTCTCCAGTATGTATGATACATGCCTATATGGAAATTATAATGAACACAGACTTGAGACTACTGGTTTCTGTAAGACTGGAGGAACACAGGTGTGTGTAAAGCTGATGCACAAGGCAACTTTTTGAACAATGTTGCCAGGCAATGTTTGAGTATTGTTGTTATGGCACGTTCCCTTTGATCTTTGAACATTACACATGGAAccagttatgtggttgcccagcatcACTGCCCATCCATCATCACCTTCTCCTTACCTGATTGTTTGACAGAGGAGAGCTGAAATGATGAGAGTGAAGGTTGCGGCCAGTTGTCATATGAGTGATTCGGATTTGCTGCCCACACTGGATGGGAGATCCACGCTGACAGAGGACATCGGGCTTCCCACGGATTCTCCAGTAGCTGTTCGAATCATCTGCGCTGTCAACTCCCGTCACAGACTGCTGACCGCTACCTGTGGTCATGGTCATGGATAACTCAAATTAACATGCAGAGCTTTAGCTAGGTTTCAACACTTGGCGTTGTCTTTGGCAGGTACCTCGGAGACAATTCAGAAAGCCAGTTTAACACGAAGCTGATAACGGCTACTATTACTGCTATAAGCAATAACAAAGACCTTTGCATTACTTTCACCTTCCAGCAGTTAGCTTAACTCGCTATCCTAGCATGCTCATGCTAATACCAGAGCCTTTATTAACGTGTCCTTACCATTAACTATGTCTATGGTCCTTACAGGACTTTGCTAATACCATGGAGATAAAATGGCAAAATCCATATGAAACCACGTGACGTTAGTGGATCACTAAACATGGCTCTATTGATGGTTATCTTGGGTAGCTAGCCAGCTATACAACCATTAGACATTATCTGTACATACACTGTCATAACGTTTAGCCATAATGCCTGTAACAACCCATCTATGTAGATAGCTCATTAAATATCAACCCACTGCTTTCAATGGAGACAAGCCCAGTAGAAAAACTGACATTTAATCAACGAAGGATGGTATAGACATCACTATAAATACTAACTTACCAAGCAAGTCAGAAATTATTTAACTAACTCAACAGGGaactaatgttaacgttagctatgcCAGCTGGTTAGCTTACCTGATCCGTATTTTACATCATGAGAATGTAGTCTGACGTTGTGCCTGGTGTTCAGTAGTTTCACGAGAGATCCACATGTAACATAGTTTGAGTCTAGTTCACGTCCTTCACttttagaaaaaataaataccaGACAAAGTAAGTTCATTAAAATGCGAATAACTTGAGAGAGGTCCATTCTCTCTATACTGTACAACTGGTTTCgacagctagctagctggctagccaCATCACCACCACAACTAGAGGTATGGTGAATGGACGCAGCTTGATTCAAACGCCGGAGAATTCAGACCAATCACAGCTTGACAAGTCCCACAACCCGGAAACTCAGTACTTACACGGAACGTAGTCATTGGTCACTGTTTAGTTAACTCATGACGCCACAAAATTGACAAGAAACTTttcattgtaggcctaggcctattatgTAATAGGAAtaaactgttaaaaaaaatgaagatgCATGCGAGTCATTTATTTCATCAAGAAAGATAGTAATGTACAGCACTGCTCACAGCATTAGGCTATGGGCAACTCATTTAGTGGATCCAATGGGAGGTTTGACTATTATGCCGAGTTGGTTGGAGAGATGCCTTTCTATTCTTGTCTTGCGGGTTAGACTGATGATGGCTGACTGCAGGATATCTGACAAAGTCCTGCTTGCGTCTGTTTGTTGTCTGCTTGACAGGTGTCCACTGCACCCAGCAGATCCTTGACTTGATGTCTAAAGGACATGAAGATCAAACAATCAGTA includes the following:
- the sdf2l1 gene encoding stromal cell-derived factor 2-like protein 1; translated protein: MDLSQVIRILMNLLCLVFIFSKSEGRELDSNYVTCGSLVKLLNTRHNVRLHSHDVKYGSGSGQQSVTGVDSADDSNSYWRIRGKPDVLCQRGSPIQCGQQIRITHMTTGRNLHSHHFSSPLSNNQEVSAFGESGEGDDLDVWMVQCGGTYWDRDDSVRFKHVGTDAFLSVTGEQYGSPIRGQREVHGMHSPNYHNYWKVMEGVFIQPSNEPLRHDEL